The window CGATTCCAACCCGTTTCCATTGCGCCGTGCTTTGTTCCTGACACAAATGAAGCGCGGCTTCTTCCGGATCGGTTTGCGATTCGAAAAAATAGGTGAGGATGATATATTGTTCCAGATTTAACTCCGATTTTTTTGCTTTGAAATGGGGTATGTCAATTGGTTTCATAGTCCAATCACCTGTATTGTTAGTTGGCGTTTTGGGCGCGGTCCATCACATTCAATGAAGAAAATTTTTTGCCATTGTCCCAACTTCATTTTTCCTTCGACAAAAGGGATAAGTTGCGAAGCGGGAAGCAGAAAAGTCTGTAAATGACTGTGAGCATTGAGACGCCCGTCTTGTGGGTTTTTGTCGTGCCCGTAGTTTTGTCCGGGCGGCGCTATTCGATTCAAAAATTGGATCATGTCTTTCTGAAGTTTTGGTTCCTTCTCATTTACAATCACCGCTGTTGTTGTGTGTTGTGTGAAAACAGTCAAAAAGCCGTTTTGAATTCCGC of the Deltaproteobacteria bacterium genome contains:
- a CDS encoding YjbQ family protein, producing the protein MKHFVDEIVITTTSGLEFFDITEKVEICLKKSGIQNGFLTVFTQHTTTAVIVNEKEPKLQKDMIQFLNRIAPPGQNYGHDKNPQDGRLNAHSHLQTFLLPASQLIPFVEGKMKLGQWQKIFFIECDGPRPKRQLTIQVIGL